In Populus alba chromosome 9, ASM523922v2, whole genome shotgun sequence, a genomic segment contains:
- the LOC118053746 gene encoding protein SOSEKI 4: MAAAVSSRGGRNTVVVQIPRKWNEDRETTPERARAIWSESRKLSRKAPVVYYLSRNGQLEHPHFMEVPLSSNDGLYLSDVINQLDLLRGKGMASLYSWSSKRSFKKGFVWQDLAENDFIHPAHGHEYILKGSEILDHSNQQLFLEPKPQETSQSSASQASEFPVITRRRNQSLSSINLNEYKVYKAEAFSESARKLAADASTQTDDSRRRRRHVKPEIKKMKEEKKISQEREANRDEIMEISPPPSDSSPETLESLMKADGRLILGGHNEGSGMDLNQTAKNCGKMKASTVLMQLISCSSSISFRDCGATPGKEPGLPLIAGHYKGRLPCGGGSREATSREIYSFSRVKLEEKEYFSGSLIETKKKEEVPALNLKRSSSCSAARSSQLQLAEKEIEGGRTKCMPRKSRAMVTRRESNVNVVVDNDNKNNNVDSSQVGSKRLEVDKSKMRVDEIMNPNVVVVR; encoded by the exons ATGGCCGCTGCAGTCAGTTCAAGAGGTGGGAGAAACACCGTAGTAGTCCAGATTCCAAGGAAATGGAATGAAGACAGAGAAACCACTCCGGAGAGAGCCAGAGCAATCTGGAGTGAATCTCGTAAGCTGTCCAGAAAGGCCCCTGTAGTCTACTATCTGTCCAGAAATGGTCAGCTTGAGCATCCCCATTTCATGGAGGTCCCTCTCTCTTCCAATGACGGCCTTTACCTTTCAG ATGTAATCAACCAGTTAGACCTCCTCCGAGGCAAAGGCATGGCTAGCCTCTACTCCTGGTCCTCTAAACG GAGCTTCAAAAAGGGCTTCGTTTGGCAGGACTTGGCCGAGAACGATTTCATCCACCCGGCTCACGGTCACGAGTACATTCTCAAAGGATCAGAGATTCTCGATCATTCTAACCAACAGCTCTTCCTCGAGCCGAAACCTCAAGAAACCAGCCAGTCATCAGCCAGTCAAGCCTCGGAGTTTCCAGTTATCACGAGGCGTAGGAACCAATCCTTGAGCTCTATCAATCTTAATGAGTACAAGGTTTACAAGGCCGAGGCGTTCTCCGAGTCTGCTCGGAAACTCGCTGCTGACGCGTCGACTCAGACTGATGATAGCAGGAGAAGAAGGAGACACGTCAAACCGGAAATCAAGAAGAtgaaggaggagaaaaaaatcaGTCAGGAACGGGAGGCGAACAGGGACGAGATTATGGAGATTTCACCCCCACCGTCCGACTCGAGCCCAGAGACTCTGGAGTCTTTGATGAAGGCTGATGGACGGCTGATATTGGGTGGTCATAACGAGGGGAGTGGCATGGATTTGAATCAAACGGCGAAGAACTGTGGGAAGATGAAAGCGTCTACGGTTCTGATGCAGTTGATATCGTGCAGTTCCTCGATCTCGTTTAGGGACTGTGGGGCGACGCCAGGGAAGGAGCCAGGCTTGCCGTTGATTGCTGGGCATTACAAGGGGAGGTTGCCATGTGGAGGAGGGAGCCGTGAGGCAACATCGAGggaaatatatagtttttcgAGGGTAAAATTGGAAGAGAAGGAGTATTTTAGTGGGAGCTTGATCGAgacaaagaagaaagaggaggTGCCTGCTTTGAATTTGAAGAGGTCCAGTTCCTGCAGTGCAGCTAG GAGCTCGCAGCTGCAACTGGCAGAGAAGGAGATTGAAGGAGGGCGTACCAAATGCATGCCAAGGAAGTCAAGAGCAATGGTAACCAGAAGAGAAAGTAACGTTAACGTCGTTGTtgacaatgataataaaaataataatgtggaCAGTAGTCAAGTAGGGAGCAAGAGACTGGAGGTTGACAAGTCCAAGATGAGGGTAGATGAGATCATGAACCCTAATGTGGTGGTGGTACGGTAG
- the LOC118053747 gene encoding pentatricopeptide repeat-containing protein At3g09040, mitochondrial, whose translation MKSFRLTSKLKTFFQFSKKVYKFNNIQLKNLHQQYSPISTCSGFFIGKDSVALSKALSICENSKSFILGTQIHGYIIKLGFSSDVFVSNNLIKFYAKGGVLRYGLNVFDGMPERNVVSWTLMVCGAIQCEEVELGLEVFLEMRRNGFVPNEFGLGSVMKACGKNVEGRVFGLCVHCFALKIGMERNPFVAVQFELYAKLGDIGAAEKVFDGLEEVDVGCWNAMIGGYAQCGYGFEAIVTASLMRRKGICMDKYTFINVIQGCSLLDDLNFGRQIHGLIIRSELKLSAPVMNALMDMYFKNGGMKSGLVVFKKMHDRDVVTWNTVFGSFSQHEDPKDIASLFHSFLLTSMRPNHITFSILFRECGKLLNLDLGLQFCCLASHFGLFDEANITSALINMFSRCGKMEMAHLVFKSKVSENIIIWNELISGYKLNCCDAEALKTFYDLLQLGVEANEYTFSNVLETCSRSENQLMNRQIHGVAFKSGFASHGYVCSSLIKGYIKFGLLDDSLKVFNMLERPDMAAWGTMISAFVHQGWDCEAIRSLNLLIEAGEKPDEFILGSILSSCAGTVAYCQTKSVHSLIIKLGFEGHVFVASAVLDAYAKCGDIQSAKMAFNQSCKSSDVVIYNAMIIGYAHHGLVVEALDTYDKMKLANLQPSQATFVSVIAACGHIGQVEKGCRLFKSMDLYGMEPSPDIYGCLVDMFSRNGYLEDAKQIIESLPYPAWPAILRSLLSGCRIYGNRELGEWAAKKLLQLVPRNDAAHALLFKVYSELGNWEDAAKMRREMAARGLRKDPGHSWIEAW comes from the coding sequence ATGAAAAGCTTTCGACTAACTTCAAAGCTGAAAACTTTCTTTCAGTTTTCGAAGAAAGTTTACAAATTTAACAACATACAATTGAAGAATCTGCACCAACAGTACAGTCCCATTTCAACATGCTCTGGTTTCTTTATAGGAAAAGACTCAGTTGCTCTTTCTAAGGCATTATCTATTTGTGAGAATTCAAAATCATTCATCCTTGGAACCCAAATTCATGGTTATATTATTAAGCTTGGATTTAGTAGTGATGTTTTTGTTTCGAATAATTTGATCAAGTTTTATGCAAAGGGTGGGGTTTTGAGGTATGGGCTCAATGTGTTTGATGGAATGCCTGAGAGAAATGTTGTTTCTTGGACTTTGATGGTTTGTGGAGCTATTCAATGTGAGGAAGTCGAACTGGGGTTGGAGGTGTTTTTGgagatgagaagaaatggatTTGTGCCTAATGAGTTTGGACTTGGTAGCGTTATGAAGGCGTGTGGGAAAAACGTGGAAGGTAGGGTATTTGGTTTGTGTGTTCATTGTTTTGCTTTGAAAATTGGAATGGAGAGAAACCCTTTTGTGGCTGTTCAGTTTGAGCTTTATGCTAAGTTGGGGGATATAGGAGCAGCAGAGAAGGTGTTTGATGGTTTGGAAGAGGTTGATGTTGGTTGTTGGAATGCTATGATTGGAGGTTATGCACAATGCGGGTATGGTTTTGAAGCTATCGTTACTGCATCTTTAATGCGGAGGAAAGGAATATGTATGGACAAATATACCTTCATAAACGTTATTCAGGGCTGCTCACTTCTTGATGACTTAAATTTTGGAAGGCAGATTCATGGATTGATCATTAGAAGTGAGCTCAAACTCAGTGCTCCGGTAATGAATGCTCTTATGGATATGTACTTTAAGAATGGTGGGATGAAATCCGGTTTGGTGGTctttaaaaaaatgcatgatagaGATGTTGTAACATGGAATACTGTATTTGGAAGCTTCTCCCAGCATGAAGATCCTAAAGACATTGCAAGCTTGTTCCATAGTTTTCTGCTAACCAGCATGAGGCCTAACCACATTAccttctcaattttatttagaGAATGTGGGAAGCTGCTGAATCTTGATCTTGGGCTTCAGTTTTGTTGCCTTGCATCGCATTTTGGATTATTCGATGAAGCTAACATCACATCCGCACTGATTAACATGTTTTCCAGGTGTGGAAAAATGGAAATGGCACACTTAGTATTTAAAAGCAAAGTATctgaaaacataattatttgGAATGAGTTAATTTCAGGGTATAAATTGAATTGTTGTGATGCGGAAGCCTTGAAGACCTTCTATGACTTGCTGCAGTTGGGGGTTGAAGCGAATGAGTATACCTTTTCAAATGTCTTGGAAACTTGCTCCAGATCTGAGAATCAACTAATGAACAGACAAATTCATGGAGTTGCGTTTAAGTCGGGCTTTGCTTCTCATGGATATGTTTGTAGCTCATTAATCAAAGGTTACATTAAATTTGGGCTCTTGGATGATTCTCTTAAGGTTTTCAATATGCTTGAAAGACCAGACATGGCAGCTTGGGGGACCATGATATCTGCATTCGTGCATCAAGGCTGGGATTGTGAAGCTATCAGATCACTCAACTTGCTGATAGAAGCTGGTGAGAAACCTGATGAATTTATTTTGGGCAGCATTTTAAGTAGCTGTGCTGGTACTGTGGCCTATTGTCAAACCAAATCTGTTCACTCCCTGATTATCAAATTGGGGtttgaaggacatgtatttGTTGCTAGTGCAGTTCTAGATGCATATGCAAAGTGCGGGGACATCCAAAGTGCAAAGATGGCTTTCAACCAGTCATGCAAATCCAGTGACGTTGTTATATATAATGCCATGATCATTGGTTATGCCCATCATGGTCTTGTTGTGGAAGCTTTGGACACATATGATAAAATGAAGTTGGCTAATCTACAGCCCAGCCAAGCCACATTTGTGTCAGTTATAGCAGCCTGCGGACATATAGGCCAAGTTGAAAAAGGATGTCGTTTATTTAAATCAATGGATTTGTATGGAATGGAGCCATCTCCTGATATTTATGGTTGCTTAGTTGATATGTTCTCTCGAAATGGATACCTTGAAGATGCTAAGCAAATAATTGAATCGTTACCGTACCCTGCTTGGCCTGCTATTTTGAGATCCTTGCTCAGTGGTTGTAGAATATACGGGAACAGAGAATTGGGAGAATGGGCTGCCAAGAAGTTACTCCAGTTAGTCCCTCGTAATGATGCTGCACATGCATTGTTGTTCAAGGTTTATTCTGAGTTGGGTAATTGGGAAGATGCAGCGAAGATGAGGAGGGAAATGGCAGCAAGAGGCCTTAGAAAAGATCCCGGACATAGTTGGATTGAAGCATGGTAA